In one Pseudomonas fitomaticsae genomic region, the following are encoded:
- a CDS encoding HAD family hydrolase yields MTNPMLHRQRFGLALLFGLALPLLAQASEPLPSWNDSPAKKHIIEFVEAVTDQAGKDFVKPAERIAVFDNDGTLWSEQPAYFEILFAFDEVKRTAPQHPEWKTTQPFKAVLENDHKALAASGMDGIMKIVAATHSGMTTEAFDDYAKTWLSQARHPKTGKPYTEMIFQPMLEMLDYLRSQDFKTYIVSGGDTGFMRAFAEKVYGIPPERVIGTTFVTAFEYKDGKASIMRTAKLAHNDDGPGKPVSIDAVIGRRPILAFGNSDGDLQMLQWTASGPGKRFMGLVHHTDAKREWAYDRKSDIGRLDKALDEANSRGWTVVDMASDWRRIYPFDPPVPEQVK; encoded by the coding sequence ATGACGAACCCGATGCTGCATCGCCAACGTTTCGGTCTGGCCCTGTTGTTCGGCCTCGCATTGCCGCTGCTGGCGCAGGCCAGCGAACCGCTGCCGTCATGGAACGACAGCCCGGCGAAAAAGCACATCATCGAGTTCGTCGAGGCGGTCACCGATCAGGCCGGCAAGGACTTCGTCAAACCCGCCGAACGCATCGCCGTGTTCGACAACGACGGCACCCTCTGGAGCGAGCAACCCGCCTATTTCGAAATCCTGTTCGCGTTCGATGAAGTCAAACGCACGGCACCACAGCACCCAGAATGGAAAACCACTCAGCCGTTCAAGGCTGTTCTGGAAAACGATCACAAGGCCCTCGCCGCTTCAGGCATGGACGGCATCATGAAGATCGTCGCCGCCACTCATTCGGGAATGACCACCGAAGCGTTCGATGACTACGCAAAAACCTGGCTCTCCCAGGCCCGCCATCCGAAAACCGGCAAGCCGTACACCGAAATGATCTTCCAGCCGATGCTGGAAATGCTCGACTACCTGCGCAGCCAGGACTTCAAGACCTACATCGTCTCGGGTGGCGACACTGGCTTCATGCGCGCCTTCGCCGAGAAGGTCTACGGCATCCCGCCGGAACGGGTGATCGGCACCACCTTCGTGACCGCGTTCGAATACAAGGACGGCAAGGCCTCGATCATGCGCACCGCCAAACTGGCGCACAACGACGACGGCCCGGGCAAACCGGTGAGCATCGACGCCGTGATCGGGCGTCGGCCGATCCTCGCCTTCGGCAACTCCGACGGCGACCTGCAGATGCTGCAGTGGACCGCCTCCGGTCCCGGCAAACGCTTCATGGGCCTGGTGCATCACACCGACGCCAAGCGCGAGTGGGCCTACGACCGAAAATCCGATATCGGGCGCCTGGACAAGGCCCTCGACGAAGCGAACTCCCGAGGCTGGACCGTGGTGGACATGGCGAGCGACTGGCGCCGGATCTACCCGTTCGATCCGCCCGTACCCGAGCAAGTGAAGTAG